From a single Silene latifolia isolate original U9 population chromosome 6, ASM4854445v1, whole genome shotgun sequence genomic region:
- the LOC141587555 gene encoding uncharacterized protein LOC141587555: protein MTLYDGTTDPLDYVNQYKQNMMVVTATGSLKEACMCKGFGSTLSGVVLQWFVCLPNKSISTFVDLVNVFNQQFANSRKPEKQTSDLYKMVQRFEESTRDYLNRFNREKVFIPKCDIPTAVEAFRRGLHHDLDLYRELTNYPCTTFEELSEYGFTTELAGVLKALKEVEQRVRWPKKPVPRENDRRDASKRCEYHHDIGHNTEDCVVLCKEIKHLHEAGCLDHLLPKGAKSGKVNTAEQVLLSSPPLYSKVVNVITGGLEICGLTYSAAKRRTTETKGDKPESSCRNPEKHGIQRETLAEEGGAPGRVQRGNKALYGRDLNPTFALGVNKQVRYLVIDGPSTYNVIFGRPCIHEMKAVPSAYHWSPKYPTPWGVQEIRGDQEEARYCYKDVLKPTASPPT from the exons ATGACCCTGTACGATGGGACAACTGATCCGTTGGACTATGTCAACCAGTACAAACAAAATATGATGGTAGTAACGGCAACTGGTTCCCTCAAAGAGGCGTGCATGTGCAAAGGCTTCGGGTCAACCCTGTCAGGGGTAGTACTACAGTGGTTCGTATGTTTGCCCAACAAGTCCATCTCCACCTTCGTAGATCTGGTTAATGTCTTTAACCAACAATTCGCCAACAGTCGCAAGCCAGAGAAACAAACGAGTGACCTGTACAAGATGGTCCAGAGGTTTGAGGAATCTACTCGGGACTACTTGAACAGGTTTAACAGAGAAAAAGTCTTCATCCCAAAATGTGACATACCAACAGCGGTAGAAGCGTTTAGGCGAGGACTTCACCATGATTTAGATCTTTATAGGGAACTCACCAACTACCCGTGTACCACCTTTGAGGAG TTGAGTGAGTACGGATTCACCACCGAGCTCGCAGGAGTATTGAAGGCATTGAAGGAGGTCGAACAGAGAGTTAGGTGGCCCAAGAAGCCAGTACCCAGGGAGAACGACAGAAGGGATGCTAGCAAGAGGTGTGAATACCACCATGACATCGGACACAACACGGAGGATTGTGTGGTTCTGTGCAAGGAGATAAAGCACCTTCACGAGGCAGGTTGCCTTGATCATTTACTACCAAAAGGAGCCAAGTCTGGGAAGGTAAACACAGCAGAGCAGGTACTTCTCTCATCACCTCCGTTGTACTCCAAGGTTGTGAATGTTATCACAGGTGGATTAGAGATATGTGGACTGACTTATTCAGCAGCAAAGCGGCGTACAACAGAGACTAAGGGAGACAAACCAGAGTCTTCTTGTCGC AACCCTgaaaaacatgggattcagcgagaaacACTTGCTGAGGAAGGCGGTGCCCCTGGTAGGGTTCAGCGGGGAAACAAAGCACTCTATGGGAGAGATCTTAATCCCACATTCGCTCTAGGAGTTAACAAACAGGTGAGGTACTTGGTCATCGACGGCCCGTCCACTTACAATGTTATTTTTGGCAGGCCCTGTATTCATGAAATGAAAGCGGTACCATCCGCGTACCACTGGAGCCCGAAGTACCCAACACCTTGGGGAGTACAGGAAATACGTGGAGACCAAGAGGAAGCTAGATACTGTTACAAGGATGTTCTCAAACCTACAGCGAGTCCCCcaacatag